Proteins from a genomic interval of Macaca thibetana thibetana isolate TM-01 chromosome 17, ASM2454274v1, whole genome shotgun sequence:
- the LOC126940171 gene encoding 60S ribosomal protein L7, whose product MEGAEEKKKKVPAVPETLKKKRKNFAELKIKRLRKKFAQKMLRKARRKLIYEKAKHYHKEYRQMYRTEIRMARMARKAGNFYVPAEPKLAFVIRIRGINGVSPKVRKVLQLLRLRQIFNGTFVKLNKASINMLRIVEPYIAWGYPNLKSVNELIYKRGYGKINKKRIALTDNALIAQSLGKYGIICMEDLIHEIYTVGKRFKEANNFLWPFKLSSPRGGMKKKTTHFVEGGDAGNREDQINRLIRRMN is encoded by the coding sequence ATGGAGGGTgcggaagagaagaagaagaaggttcCTGCTGTGCCAGAAACCCTTAAGAAAAAGCGAAAGAATTTCGCAGAGCTGAAGATAAAGCGCCTGAGAAAGAAGTTTGCCCAAAAGATGCTTcgaaaggcaaggaggaagctTATCTATGAAAAAGCGAAGCACTATCACAAGGAATATAGGCAGATGTACAGAACTGAAATTCGAATGGCGAGGATGGCAAGAAAAGCTGGCAACTTCTATGTACCTGCTGAACCCAAATTGGCGTTTGTCATCAGGATCAGAGGTATCAATGGCGTGAGCCCAAAGGTCCGAAAGGTATTGCAGCTTTTGCGCCTTCGTCAAATCTTCAATGGAACCTTTGTGAAGCTCAACAAGGCTTCGATTAACATGCTGAGGATTGTAGAGCCATATATTGCATGGGGGTACCCCAATCTGAAGTCAGTAAATGAGCTAATCTACAAGCGTGGTTATGGCAAAATCAATAAGAAGCGAATTGCTTTGACAGATAATGCTTTGATTGCTCAATCTCTTGGTAAATATGGCATCATCTGCATGGAGGATCTGATTCATGAGATCTATACTGTTGGAAAACGCTTCAAAGAGGCAAATAACTTCCTGTGGCCTTTCAAGTTATCTTCTCCACGAggtggaatgaagaaaaagaccacCCATTTTGTAGAAGGTGGAGATGCTGGCAACAGGGAGGACCAGATCAACAGGCTTATTAGAAGAATGAACTAA